The Candidatus Gracilibacteria bacterium genome has a window encoding:
- a CDS encoding RelA/SpoT family protein: MTSSTASHTDLDAILRDIIHRYEMYGEEGKVDQILAAYEYAQKAHTGILRKSGDPYIVHPLSATQELMILQPDSTTIIATLLHDTVSHGHASYEEIQKHFGSEVRAIVERLDTMSHIRYRGGASNVDRTQKMLFSVAEDIRTLFVKMAERIHNLRTIQYHEDQEKSKQIAEESLFIYAPIAARLGLYSFKDTLETLSFRALDLDSYLRITGELAHYTLEQEEFLTQSIQKLKSLLPPEYHQGISYRIKKPYSIYRKMQERSSESVFDMYDIFAIRIIAENITDCYAVLGHIHGSFSPVPGRFKDFIAVPKLNGYKSLHTTVLGLASNNNQPIEIQIRTKEMDYHAENGIAAHVLYKQFGDSTHKKQELQNVLSVLADGLMEPSQTLGKKIHPTIFVLTPQGDIRELPQGATPVDFAYSVHSDIGYHMTGARINGRIVTLDTKLRNGDMVDIITHTNAHPSAQWLDFVISSKARTEIGVEIKKLSGDRERGVQKGREILIHAFLEKGIALDPECKDLKKYVDFTLDIKKLEEMLYQIGQGIRKPSSFFPHTKLQKTPHTFSHKNSNEPHMIIIGGEKKVPHVLAQCCGPQFPDEIVAVMRSGGKCMVHASNCKSLNRVNPARLLPAYWSAHDTGIIVSLTLVAYDRPGLIADITQAFYQAGVNIVEMHTNDLEKGMCEIATRIGIPSDEGDFLERLKARIHLSIPDIREFR; the protein is encoded by the coding sequence ATGACTTCCTCGACCGCCTCTCATACTGATCTGGACGCCATACTACGCGATATCATCCATCGCTATGAGATGTATGGAGAGGAGGGGAAAGTGGATCAGATTCTGGCTGCCTATGAGTATGCCCAGAAGGCGCATACAGGTATCCTGAGAAAATCCGGAGACCCCTATATCGTACATCCTCTTTCTGCGACGCAAGAATTGATGATTCTTCAGCCGGATAGTACGACGATTATTGCGACACTTTTGCATGATACTGTTTCACATTGACATGCGAGTTATGAAGAAATCCAAAAACATTTTTGATCCGAAGTTCGAGCTATCGTAGAGCGTCTCGATACCATGAGCCACATCCGATACCGATGAGGAGCATCAAATGTAGATCGTACACAAAAGATGCTTTTTTCTGTAGCAGAGGATATTCGTACGTTGTTTGTCAAGATGGCTGAACGTATTCATAATCTTCGAACAATCCAGTATCATGAAGATCAGGAGAAATCAAAACAGATCGCAGAAGAATCGCTCTTTATCTATGCTCCTATAGCAGCCCGTCTTGGTCTCTATAGTTTCAAGGACACTCTTGAGACGCTTTCTTTTCGAGCACTGGATCTTGACTCGTATCTCCGTATCACGTGAGAGCTTGCTCACTATACACTGGAACAAGAGGAATTTCTCACACAATCTATCCAGAAACTGAAATCACTTTTGCCACCAGAATATCACCAGGGAATTAGCTATCGTATCAAAAAACCGTATTCCATTTATCGTAAAATGCAGGAGCGATCCTCTGAAAGCGTTTTTGATATGTATGATATCTTCGCGATTCGTATTATCGCTGAAAATATCACGGATTGTTATGCGGTTTTAGGGCATATTCATGGGTCATTCTCTCCAGTCCCTGGTCGATTTAAGGATTTTATAGCGGTGCCAAAATTAAATGGATATAAGAGTCTTCATACCACAGTTTTATGACTTGCAAGCAATAATAATCAACCTATCGAGATACAAATACGTACCAAAGAGATGGATTACCATGCTGAGAACGGTATTGCAGCCCATGTTCTCTATAAACAATTTGGTGATAGTACTCATAAAAAACAAGAGTTACAAAATGTGCTGTCAGTTCTTGCTGATGGACTGATGGAACCTTCTCAAACACTGGGGAAAAAAATACATCCGACTATTTTTGTCCTCACACCACAGGGGGATATACGGGAACTTCCACAAGGAGCGACCCCAGTTGATTTTGCCTATTCTGTCCACTCAGATATCGGATATCATATGACAGGAGCTCGCATCAATGGACGTATTGTCACGCTCGATACAAAACTCCGAAATGGTGATATGGTAGATATTATCACACATACGAATGCTCATCCATCGGCACAGTGGCTTGATTTTGTTATTTCTTCGAAAGCTCGAACCGAAATAGGCGTGGAAATAAAAAAACTCTCTGGGGATAGAGAAAGAGGAGTACAGAAGGGGAGAGAAATACTGATACATGCCTTTTTAGAGAAAGGTATCGCTTTGGATCCAGAGTGCAAGGACCTTAAAAAATATGTCGATTTTACGTTGGATATAAAAAAACTCGAAGAAATGCTCTACCAGATTGGACAATGAATTCGCAAACCATCTTCGTTTTTTCCTCACACAAAACTCCAAAAGACTCCTCATACATTTTCCCACAAAAACTCCAATGAGCCACATATGATAATTATCGGAGGAGAAAAAAAGGTACCTCATGTATTGGCACAGTGTTGTGGTCCACAGTTTCCTGATGAGATAGTAGCGGTGATGCGAAGTGGCGGGAAATGTATGGTACATGCGAGTAATTGTAAATCACTCAACCGAGTAAATCCAGCCCGTCTACTGCCTGCGTATTGGTCTGCACATGATACAGGCATTATCGTATCTCTAACTCTCGTAGCATACGATAGACCGGGGCTGATAGCAGATATCACACAGGCATTTTACCAAGCAGGGGTCAATATCGTCGAAATGCATACGAATGATCTCGAAAAAGGGATGTGTGAGATAGCGACTCGTATCGGTATCCCAAGCGATGAATGAGATTTTTTAGAACGACTCAAAGCACGCATTCATCTGAGTATTCCTGATATTCGAGAGTTTCGGTAA
- a CDS encoding PrsW family glutamic-type intramembrane protease, translated as MSFLFIILSVGFSLFLWMYLLTYFMSLGAQRDFFARARSALLRGIGIAGVLLVINTYFSDILGYNQWFLIPCIFFLGALPIIWRRWGSLSLIPFVFSILLWVAFYVGVLNNNAPFFSETLQTPFYEELGKWFQSLVYIYPAVMSPFVAIGFGFIENIAYFTHDFTVSQFIGRTLFSVPMHIFVGFFGFWCLFTIRPVWLGMTVGILSAISLHTLYNWSLSISMIFAMAIMMAGYIFYGWSIENGWWKKGVKR; from the coding sequence ATGTCTTTTCTTTTTATCATACTCTCTGTGTGATTTTCGCTCTTTCTCTGGATGTACCTCTTGACCTATTTTATGTCACTTGGCGCTCAGCGGGATTTTTTTGCACGTGCTCGATCGGCACTTTTAAGAGGCATAGGTATCGCTGGAGTGCTCCTCGTCATAAATACATATTTTTCAGATATCCTCGGGTATAATCAATGGTTCCTCATTCCGTGCATTTTTTTTCTCGGAGCGTTGCCGATTATTTGGCGCCGATGGTGATCTCTTTCGCTGATACCTTTCGTCTTCTCCATACTTCTTTGGGTAGCTTTTTATGTTGGAGTATTAAACAATAATGCACCTTTTTTCTCGGAGACACTCCAGACACCTTTTTATGAGGAACTAGGGAAGTGGTTCCAATCACTTGTGTATATCTACCCAGCAGTGATGAGCCCTTTTGTGGCTATCGGATTTTGATTTATCGAAAATATCGCCTATTTTACACATGATTTTACAGTCTCACAATTTATCGGTCGGACACTTTTTTCTGTGCCTATGCATATCTTTGTGGGATTTTTCTGATTTTGGTGCCTTTTTACGATTCGTCCGGTATGGCTGGGGATGACGGTGGGCATTCTCTCCGCGATTTCTCTTCACACGCTCTATAATTGGTCACTCAGTATTTCGATGATTTTCGCCATGGCTATCATGATGGCAGGATATATATTTTATGGCTGGAGTATCGAGAATGGCTGGTGGAAGAAAGGGGTGAAGAGATAA